TTCCAGGTCTTGCCGGCATCGGTTGACTTATGGATCGCGCTTTCAGGACCGCCGTTGATGAGCGTCCAGACGTGCCGCCGCCGTTGATAAGCCGCCGCATAGAGCACATCCGGGTTGGTCGGGTCCATGGCAAGATCGCTCACGCCGGTGTTTTCGCTGATTGAGAGGACTTTGTCCCAGGTTTTGCCATTATCCGTGGTTTTATACAGACCACGATCACCACCTGGTCCCCAGAGCGGTCCCTGGGCCGCCACATAGACGTGGTGGCTGTTGCGCGGGTCAATCACAATTTTGCCAATGTGTTCCGAGGCTTTGAGTCCCAGATGCTTCCAGGATTTTCCTCCGTCATCCGAACGATACACACCATCGCCATAGCCGACACTCCGCTGGCTGTTATCTTCGCCGGTGCCGACCCAAACCACAGATGGGTTTTTCGGGTCAAGCACTACGGTTCCAATCGAATAGGAACCTTCTTTGTCAAAAACAGATGCCCAGGTGGTTCCGGAATTGGTGGTTTTCCAGACCCCGCCGCAGGCAACGGCCACATAGTACTGCGCGCGGTTTTGGGGATGAACGGCAAAGTCAACGATCCGCCCGGAAGTCAACGCTGGACCAATCGAGCGCAATTTGAGCCCGGAAAACTTTTCAGATGCCAGCGGATCTTTGGGTTTGGAGTCAGTGGAAGCTGGATTTGGATCGGAAGATTGCTGAGCTTGAACCATCGCAAAGGTTGGCGAGAGCACGGCAATCAAAAAGAGAGACAACAAGGCACGAATTTTCTTCAAAACCCGATTCTCCTTTTTATGGAATTGTAAATTTTTAGGAGTGGAATAGCGACGGTTGAAATTTTGACGCAAGCGAACCGATTATGCCCGGACCGGACCTAAGTAGCAATTATTTGAAAGCAATCTAGGGAAGTAAAGACTTGCGTAGCGCACACTTGACTTGACTTTACGTCAGTTTCTCCTCTCAAATCCAACGTTCATTCAGTTGATTTAACCGTTTTCAGACAGCTTGTCCCGTGAAAACCTCTCTTTTGCGGCAGCCGTCTTTTTTCAAACTCAGGATCATATGACATTACCGATGCTTCGCTTTTTTGCCCGTTCTGCTGCCCTGTGTGTATTGATGCTGGCGACCAGCCTGACTTTTTTGGTGCAGGCAGCGCCATTTAAAGACGAACATATTGAAGTTGAACTGGTTTCCGAAGTGGAATCCATTCAGGCCGGACAGCCCTTTTGGGTTGCCCTGCGCATGAAGACCGAAGATCACTGGCACACTTACTGGCTCAATCCCGGCGGACCAGGGCTTCCGACCTCCCTCAAATGGAAACTGCCTGCCGGATTCACTGCTGGCCCGATTCAGTGGCCATATCCCGTCAAAATTGTGACCGAAGGGTTGGTGAGCTACGGGTACGAAGAAGAAACCTTCCTCCTGGTTCGTCTCCAACCGCCTGCCACCTTAAAACCTGGTTCCACAATTGAACTGGCCGTTGCGGCTGACTGGCTGGTCTGTAAAGAAATCTGTCTGCCGGGCCATGCTGATTTGAAACTGGGCCTGACTGTGGCGGATGGGGTTGCTAAACCTTCCTCCTGGTCCGAAGCCTTTTCCGCCACCCGCGCCAAACTCCCACTTGAAGGCGCTGATTGGAAGTTACAAGCCGCGATTCAAAATGACAAAATTCTGCTGAAAGCGACCCAACCGGCTGATTTCAAAGACCAGCTCAAACAAATCGTGTTTTTGCCTCAGGAAGGGCTGGTCATCGAAGACGACGCCCCCCAAACCGTCAAACGGGTCGAAAACGGCTATCTGATTGAACTCAAACGGTCAATGATTGATCCGTCAAAGGTGCCGACCAAACTGGAAGGGATTCTGATTTCAGAAGGCTGGCGCGGTGAAAAGTCAGAACGGTCATTGCGAGTCAATATTGAGATTGAACCAGTTGTCAAACTCGGCAATCTGGCCGCCGTGACTGAGACCACCAAGCCCGGTGCTGGGGCCAAACCTGGCGCACCAGCTTCGTTTCTGACCATTCTGATTGCCATCGGGTCAGCGTTTGTCGGCGGATTGATTCTCAATCTTATGCCCTGTGTGTTGCCGGTGCTTTCAATCAAAGTTCTGAGTTTTGTCCAACAAGCTGGCGAAGACAAAAGCAAAGTCTGGAAACACGGTGCCGTGTTTACCCTCGGGGTGCTGACCCTGTTTTGGGGGCTGGCCGGGTCGTTGCTCATCCTGCGGGCTGGCGGAGAGCAGATTGGCTGGGGGTTTCAGCTTCAGTCGCCGGGATTTTTAATTTTTATTTGTTCGCTGCTATTTTTACTTGGACTTAACCTGTTTGGTGTATTTGAAATCGTGCTCAACGTCGGCGGCAACCTGTCGTCCCAGTCTGGCTATTCGGGGTCATTTTTCAGCGGCGCACTGGCCACGCTGGTCGCAACCCCTTGTACTGCACCGTTTATGGGATCAGCGCTTGGGTTTGCGATTGCCCAGCCACCGATTGTTTCGATGCTGATTTTTACCTCGCTCGGGTTGGGAATGGCCTTTCCATACTTGATGCTTTCGCTGTTTCCGGCCTTGATGCGGTTTGTGCCGCGGCCCGGTGTCTGGATGGAAGCCTTCAAGCAGTTTATGGGCTTCCTGATGATGGCCACCGTGGTTTGGCTGGCGTGGGTGTTTGGACTCCAGGTCGGCGTGAACGGCTTGATTGCTTTGATGGCTGGTTTTGTCGTGATGGGGATTGGTGCCTGGGTTTTAGGCCGCTGGGGCAATCTGATGATGGCCTCGCGGACCCGGTTGATTGCCCACGTGGCGGCAGGAGTTTTAATTGCCAGTGGAATTGGGCTGGTTTGG
The Acidobacteriota bacterium DNA segment above includes these coding regions:
- a CDS encoding thioredoxin family protein; amino-acid sequence: MTLPMLRFFARSAALCVLMLATSLTFLVQAAPFKDEHIEVELVSEVESIQAGQPFWVALRMKTEDHWHTYWLNPGGPGLPTSLKWKLPAGFTAGPIQWPYPVKIVTEGLVSYGYEEETFLLVRLQPPATLKPGSTIELAVAADWLVCKEICLPGHADLKLGLTVADGVAKPSSWSEAFSATRAKLPLEGADWKLQAAIQNDKILLKATQPADFKDQLKQIVFLPQEGLVIEDDAPQTVKRVENGYLIELKRSMIDPSKVPTKLEGILISEGWRGEKSERSLRVNIEIEPVVKLGNLAAVTETTKPGAGAKPGAPASFLTILIAIGSAFVGGLILNLMPCVLPVLSIKVLSFVQQAGEDKSKVWKHGAVFTLGVLTLFWGLAGSLLILRAGGEQIGWGFQLQSPGFLIFICSLLFLLGLNLFGVFEIVLNVGGNLSSQSGYSGSFFSGALATLVATPCTAPFMGSALGFAIAQPPIVSMLIFTSLGLGMAFPYLMLSLFPALMRFVPRPGVWMEAFKQFMGFLMMATVVWLAWVFGLQVGVNGLIALMAGFVVMGIGAWVLGRWGNLMMASRTRLIAHVAAGVLIASGIGLVWVNSRDVATTASANTQPTTTAEGITWEPYSPQRFAEVRAAGKPVFIDFTAAWCLSCQVNEKVALSKPEIAAEFKKRGIVTMKADWTSRNEEITRKLAEFERNGVPLYVLYTKDQNQPPMVLPEVITPGIVMDALQKVN